Proteins encoded within one genomic window of Naumovozyma dairenensis CBS 421 chromosome 6, complete genome:
- the HIS7 gene encoding imidazoleglycerol-phosphate synthase (similar to Saccharomyces cerevisiae HIS7 (YBR248C); ancestral locus Anc_6.167), protein MSNLVVHVIDVESGNLQSLINSIEYLGYKVQLIKTAQDPELNKAERLILPGVGNYGHFVDNLFSRGFEQPLKQYIASGKPIMGICVGLQAMFAGSIESPQSSGLNYISDMKLSRFDDSEKPVPEIGWNSCMENENGFFYGLDPFKRYYFVHSYAALLNERIETHLTKDEGWKLAKARYGSEEFIAAMWRDNIFATQFHPEKSGKAGLAVIDNFLKQRHPKLPDYTEDEKELLGNDYSNYGLTRRIIACLDVRSNDQGDLVVTKGDQYDVREKDSNNDVRNLGKPVQLAEKYYLQGADEITFLNITSFRDCPLKDTPMLQVLKNAAKTIFVPLTVGGGIKDIVDTDGTMIPALEVASLYFRSGADKVSIGTDAVFAAEKFYELGGRGDGTSPIETISKAYGAQAVVISVDPKRVYVDSPNDTKNKTFKTELPDSNGRTWCWYQCTIKGGRETRDLGVWELTRACAALGAGEILLNCIDKDGSNSGYDLELIKHAKEAVKIPVIASSGAGLPQHFEEAFTSTGADACLGAGMFHREEYTVNDVKEYLLRHGLKVRMDNE, encoded by the coding sequence atgTCTAATTTAGTAGTTCACGTCATTGACGTTGAAAGTGGAAACTTACAATCCTTAATCAATTCTATTGAATACTTAGGTTATAAAGTACAACTAATTAAAACAGCTCAAGATCCCGAATTGAACAAAGCTGAAAGATTAATCCTTCCTGGAGTTGGTAACTATGGACACtttgttgataatttattttcacgTGGGTTTGAACAACCATTGAAACAATATATAGCTTCAGGGAAACCAATTATGGGGATTTGTGTTGGGTTACAAGCAATGTTTGCCGGATCGATTGAAAGTCCTCAAAGTTCTGGTTTAAATTATATCTCTGATATGAAATTATCTAGATTCGATGACTCAGAAAAACCTGTCCCTGAAATTGGTTGGAATAGTTGTatggaaaatgaaaatggatTCTTCTATGGTTTGGATCCatttaaaagatattattttgttcatTCATATGCAGCATTGCTGAATGAACGTATTGAAACTCATTTGACTAAAGATGAAGGTTGGAAATTAGCAAAAGCGAGATACGGATCTGAAGAATTTATTGCTGCCATGTGGAGAGACAACATTTTTGCAACCCAATTCCATCCTGAAAAATCCGGTAAAGCTGGGTTGGCTGTTATcgataattttttgaagcAACGACATCCAAAGTTGCCAGATTAtactgaagatgaaaaggaaCTATTAGGTAATGATTATTCCAATTATGGATTAACGAGAAGAATTATAGCATGCCTTGATGTTAGATCCAATGATCAAGGTGACTTGGTTGTAACGAAAGGTGATCAATACGATGTTCGTGAAAAAGATTCAAACAATGATGTCAGAAATTTAGGGAAACCTGTCCAATTAGCCGAAAAATACTATCTCCAAGGTGCTGATGAAATtacatttttaaatattacCTCTTTCAGAGACTGCCCATTAAAAGATACACCAATGCTACAAGTACTAAAGAATGCGGCAAAGACAATATTTGTTCCTCTAACAGTAGGTGGTGGTATTAAAGACATAGTGGACACCGACGGGACGATGATTCCGGCCTTAGAAGTTGCCAGCTTATACTTTAGGTCTGGTGCTGATAAAGTATCTATTGGTACAGATGCAGTCTTTGCTGCTGAAAAGTTCTATGAATTGGGTGGTCGTGGAGATGGTACCTCTCCAATTGAAACTATTTCGAAAGCATATGGAGCACAAGCGGTCGTTATTTCAGTCGATCCAAAGAGAGTATACGTAGATTCACCAAACGATACCAAAAATAAGACTTTTAAAACAGAACTCCCAGACTCTAATGGACGTACTTGGTGTTGGTATCAATGTACCATTAAAGGTGGTAGAGAGACAAGAGATTTAGGCGTATGGGAATTGACAAGAGCATGTGCAGCATTGGGCGCGGGTGAAATCTTATTGAATTGTATAGATAAAGACGGTTCAAATTCTGGTTATGATCTTGAATTAATAAAGCATGCAAAGGAAGCTGTTAAAATCCCAGTTATTGCATCAAGTGGAGCTGGTTTGCCACAACATTTTGAAGAAGCTTTTACTTCCACTGGTGCTGATGCATGTTTAGGTGCCGGTATGTTCCATAGAGAAGAATACACCGTCAATGACGTCAAAGAATATCTGTTAAGACACGGATTAAAAGTCCGTATGgataatgaatga
- the ARO4 gene encoding 3-deoxy-7-phosphoheptulonate synthase ARO4 (similar to Saccharomyces cerevisiae ARO4 (YBR249C); ancestral locus Anc_6.168), which yields MSETPMFKADGTSQQEAAEDVRILGYDPLVSPALLQVQIPATPKCIETAKKGRRESIEIITGRDDRVLVIVGPCSIHDLDAANEYALKLKKLSDELQGDLLIVMRAYLEKPRTTVGWKGLINDPDVNNTFNINKGLQAARQLFVNLTNIGLPIGSEMLDTISPQFLADLLSFGAIGARTTESQLHRELASGLSFPIGFKNGTDGTLGVAVDACQAASHSHHFMGVTKHGVAAITTTKGNEHCFVILRGGKKGTNYDAKSVAEAKAQLPAGSNGLMIDYSHGNSNKDFRNQPKVNDAVCEQIANGENAIIGVMIESNINEGNQKVPPEGKAGLKYGVSITDACISFETTEVVLRKLAAAVRQRRELKKQNA from the coding sequence ATGAGTGAAACTCCAATGTTCAAAGCCGATGGTACATCCCAACAGGAAGCTGCTGAAGATGTTAGAATTCTAGGTTACGACCCATTAGTCTCTCCAGCTCTTCTTCAAGTTCAAATTCCAGCTACTCCTAAATGTATTGAAACTGCCAAGAAAGGTAGAAGAGAAtccattgaaattattactGGTAGAGATGATAGAGTCCTAGTCATCGTTGGTCCATGCTCCATTCATGATCTAGATGCTGCCAATGAATACgctttgaaattgaagaaattatctGATGAATTACAAGGTGATTTGTTAATTGTTATGAGAGCTTACTTAGAAAAACCAAGAACTACTGTCGGTTGGAAAGGTTTGATCAATGATCCAGATGTCAACAACACTTTCAACATTAACAAGGGTTTACAAGCTGCTAGACAATTGTTCGTCAATTTGACTAACATTGGTTTACCAATTGGTTCTGAAATGTTGGATACTATCTCTCCTCAATTCTTAGCCGATCTTTTATCTTTTGGTGCCATTGGTGCTAGAACTACCGAATCTCAATTACACAGAGAATTGGCTTCTGGTTTATCTTTCCCAATTGGTTTCAAGAACGGTACTGATGGTACTTTAGGTGTTGCTGTTGATGCTTGTCAAGCCGCATCTCATTCCCATCATTTCATGGGTGTCACCAAGCATGGTGTCGCCGCCATTACTACCACCAAGGGTAACGAACATTGTTTCGTCATCTTAAGAGGTGGTAAGAAGGGTACCAACTACGATGCTAAGTCAGTTGCTGAAGCTAAGGCTCAATTACCAGCTGGTTCCAACGGTTTAATGATTGATTACTCTCATGGTAACTCTAACAAGGATTTCAGAAACCAACCAAAGGTTAACGATGCTGTCTGTGAACAAATTGCTAACGGTGAAAACGCTATCATCGGTGTTATGATTGAATCGAATATTAATGAAGGTAACCAAAAGGTCCCACCTGAAGGTAAAGCTGGTTTAAAATACGGTGTTTCTATTACTGATGCTTGTATAAGTTTCGAAACCACTGAAGTCGTTTTAAGAAAATTGGCTGCTGCTGTTAGACAAAGAAGAGAACTTAAAAAGCAAAACGCTTAA
- the SPO23 gene encoding Spo23p (similar to Saccharomyces cerevisiae SPO23 (YBR250W); ancestral locus Anc_6.169), with amino-acid sequence MSIKSYLPRKEIRLKELNNNGTIIKNDTLEWEYCYDPTQSYANPTIDSNNDTLNGYRSQLLLDPECEKIFISDLLTEAASNSSLYDDPESLHIEVRNNDDSVNSVSLTGKLRIEILKGNSPMILKSCHISLKCYVKEYGCFNYKTTNKKDKWGRVFHNTNEKEDEIVYAKIVKELESEKYYSSKFSVKQLKVIVLDKHERMVLLSKGTYHFPFTFTINPKVFPAGCKTYFGTTCYRLENSLTFLKIRKNQRLQKEVFQFDTQFLTKKILIKRVLAPSCMLQNEPIYSSGKWKDDSIIYNMALFSKMIEIGEPFELFLSISKNTIKYRLKKITVALIQNLSIPNFDGKTKERLEGAYINKTIFKLAGKTIYNDELNENDFFQYTIHNLLIPKKENSASLSIRKKLSLTNIHPFYCEPCFHDPTFTNLKNTHMLSVRLTLQNVFRSDSKGREIWLFLKIPIILVDDEMTSSLKLPPYTPITYMGNRQQPRDDGNSVSTIILDGIESDVPTPPASLFGDTIDLDRKK; translated from the coding sequence ATGTCAATAAAGAGTTACTTGCCAAGAAAGGAGATAAGGTTAAAAGAGTTAAATAATAACGGAACAATAATCAAAAATGACACTCTTGAATGGGAATATTGCTATGATCCTACACAAAGTTATGCAAATCCAACAATtgattctaataatgatacaCTCAACGGATACAGATCTCAACTATTATTGGATCCAGAGTGCGAGAAAATCTTCATATCAGATTTACTGACGGAAGCTGCTTCAAATTCTTCCCTTTATGATGATCCAGAAAGTTTACATATTGAAGTAcgaaataatgatgattctgTTAACAGCGTTTCATTAACAGGTAAACTTCGAATTGAGATATTGAAAGGTAATAGTCCAATGATATTAAAATCTTGTCATATCTCTTTAAAATGTTATGTCAAGGAATATGGATGTTTTAATTATAAAActacaaataaaaaagacAAATGGGGTAGAGTATTTCACAATactaatgaaaaagaagacgAGATTGTCTATGCAAAAATAGTGAAAGAGCTCGAAtcagaaaaatattattcttcaaaattttctGTTAAGCAATTAAAAGTAATTGTTTTAGATAAACATGAGCGTATGGTTTTGCTATCAAAAGGAACGTACCATTTTCCCTTCACGTTTACGATAAATCCAAAAGTTTTCCCTGCAGGATGTAAAACATATTTTGGAACGACGTGTTATAGATTGGAAAATTCTTTgacatttttgaaaattcgAAAGAATCAAAGGTTACAAAAGGAAGTTTTCCAATTTGATACCCAGTTTCTTActaaaaaaattttaattaaaaGAGTTTTAGCACCAAGTTGTATGTTACAGAATGAACCGATATACTCTAGTGGGAAATGGAAAGAtgattcaataatttacaatatggcattattttcaaaaatgattGAGATCGGTGAACCATTCGAGTTATTTCTATCAATTTCGAAGAATACAATTAAATAtagattgaaaaaaattactgTCGCTTTAATACAAAACTTATCAATTCCTAATTTTGATGGAAAGACAAAGGAAAGGTTAGAGGGAGCTTATATCAATAAGACAATTTTCAAACTTGCAGGGAAAACAATCTATAATGATGAactaaatgaaaatgattttttccaaTATACAATTCATAATTTACTTATACctaaaaaggaaaattcaGCCTCATTAAGTATTAGGAAAAAATTAAGCCTTACAAATATCCATCCTTTTTATTGTGAGCCATGTTTCCATGATCCTACATTTACAAATTTAAAGAACACACATATGTTAAGTGTAAGATTAACATTACAAAATGTGTTTAGAAGTGATTCAAAAGGAAGGGAGATTTGgttatttttgaagattccAATCATTTTAgtagatgatgaaatgaCAAGTAGTTTAAAACTTCCGCCATATACCCCTATTACTTATATGGGAAATAGACAACAACCGAGAGATGATGGAAATTCAGTATCAACGATCATTCTTGATGGAATTGAGAGCGATGTACCAACACCACCAGCTTCTCTATTTGGCGACACCATTGATTTGGATAGGAAAAAATAG